Genomic segment of Hydractinia symbiolongicarpus strain clone_291-10 chromosome 5, HSymV2.1, whole genome shotgun sequence:
ACATGTGCCTTGTAAAAAGTCTTGTTAAAGGGCCAATAGCTAAAGTCATTGAGATAATTCGTCCGGCAATTTTTGAGATAAATTTTGCGCTTACACGATCGCTGTTTAATGCTAATTTCACAAGTGAGAAAAGTTTACTTAGTTTTTCAAATGTAAGGTAAAATTTGCGGGTATCGATGTTAAAGCCGAGCCATTTTCCAGTTTACGAGGCtcaaactttgatttttctaGATTAATGGTGAGTCCTGCTCTTGCTAAATCGTTTTGAATAATCGCAgaatgcttttttgttgtctctaaTAATTTTGAACCAAAAATACCATCATCTAAATACATAGTACATCTTATACCGTCTTTTCGCCATTTTGTTAACAAAGGTCTTGTCAGCTTTGTAAACGCGTAACAAGTGCTAGCCAGACCGAATGGTAAAACGAGAAATAGATAATATTTGACCGTGTTATCTGGAAAAGTCCAGGAAAATCCTAAATACTTTCGATCATGCTCATGAATGGGAATGTGATGGTAGCCATGTTTTAAATCAAACGTTGAGAAGTAATAATCTGTTTCAAGATGCTGTGATACGATTTTTAAATCTTCGTatttaaattttggaaaagTTAAGTAATCgttcacatgtcttaaatctaAAACCAATCGTAATTTATTTCCTTCTGCTACTGTAAGCGGATTGCAACAATATGGAACGTTTAGGCGATAGCCATGCTTTATCATACTTAAAACGAAAGGTGACGTATCAAGCTCATCCTGCCAGAATCTTAAATTTTGTTGAAGTTTTCCCACTACAGAATgttctaaaacaagtaaaaacgCAAAGAATTACATTAAATTAAAAACGTGTTAAACTCAAAAAGTAGATTCGAAAACTAAAATTGTTTGTCTCTTTTCAATTCGTTATGAGTGACTTGTGGTACCATCGTATTGTTGCTTCGTGAAAAAGGACAACGTGCGGAATAATGACCCAGTCTACCACAGCCCCAGCATACAATGTTTTCGCTTAGGCGAGGACTTTCTCTTGTTCCAGAATACCTTGGGCCAAAATGCGTTTGAAATTGGGATGCTGGTCTACTACGATCAAAGTTCATTCGTTGGGGAAAAGTGCGTTGCTTTAATTTTCTACGCTTTTCGCTTTTAGCATTGGCTGAACGGATTGCTCGATTTATAAGTTTTTCGTCTTCTGAATCAGACGCTAAGTCGTCACTTAAATATTCATTAACCGTTGCCCAATCTTCTCTGTCTGCCAACTTAATGAGTTTAATACGTTTCTCAACCAAGGTCTTACCTTCAGACAacaatttttgcgctttttcgATGTCCTTATCCGCCAAACTGTCCGCTGCCTTGTCGAATTTGTCCATAACGTTTTCGCAAAAGTTAAATTGGTGTTGATTTCCTTTGCCTTTTAGATTGACGCTGGCCAATTTCTTTTGAGATTCCAACGCTTTATCAATCTTTGACTGTTGGCTGTCTAAAAAACGTGAAGCAATTGTTTCAGCAACAGAGGTAGCAGCTGCCAATGTTTGCTCTTGGTGACGTTGAAGTGTATCTTCCACCAGCTGTTGGATACGTGTATCGAGTTCTTCAGGATTCGACATGCCATTTATAGTTTGCGATGCTTTCCACGCGACCAAAGACCGAGGCTTGGCCGAGGATACAACACGTGCATTTATACTATTCTC
This window contains:
- the LOC130645006 gene encoding uncharacterized protein LOC130645006 — its product is MSNPEELDTRIQQLVEDTLQRHQEQTLAAATSVAETIASRFLDSQQSKIDKALESQKKLASVNLKGKGNQHQFNFCENVMDKFDKAADSLADKDIEKAQKLLSEGRCEKNKIINHLCVQLGIQGSGTSKAKQSRFHYYEGEVTYHPRQKMHMPLG